Proteins encoded by one window of Desulfurococcus sp.:
- a CDS encoding CoA-binding protein: protein MPNPLEKMFNPQSIAVIGATPKEGKVGRVILEVLARRFKGRIYPVNPGYDEILGLKCYRSVRDLPEPPDLAVIAIPAPSVPGVLRELGEKGCKAVIIISGGFRETGTPEGARLEEEVRKIGVEYGMRILGPNCIGVSDNWSGVDTFFLPEEKMKRPPRGHVAFISQSGAFASALMDWMAYNNIGVSRAISYGNKVDVDDVDLLEYLARDDKTKIILMYVEGLKDGRGRAFIETARRVSRIKPIIAFKAGKTSRGSMAAASHTAALAGDYSVYRSAFKQAGVVEVESFDEMMDAVRILLDQPLMKGGRVYVVTDAGGVGVMLTDALTLQGFEVPRTPADLREELKAILPSHCIVDNPIDLTGDTSDERYITVLEKIIPRSDVDAVIVVALPQVPGVKGTLVEYLVEAKRKYEKPIIAVVIGGEEAARISRRLQENGVTVFESPERAARALKILYTYSMIKLKATLE from the coding sequence ATGCCTAATCCCCTGGAGAAAATGTTCAATCCGCAGAGTATTGCAGTAATAGGTGCAACCCCTAAGGAAGGCAAGGTCGGCAGAGTGATACTGGAAGTCCTAGCTAGGAGGTTCAAGGGGCGGATATACCCGGTTAACCCAGGCTACGATGAGATACTAGGTTTAAAGTGCTATAGGAGCGTGAGGGATCTACCTGAGCCACCCGACCTCGCTGTCATAGCTATTCCGGCACCAAGTGTTCCAGGAGTTCTAAGAGAGCTCGGCGAGAAGGGGTGTAAGGCTGTAATCATAATAAGCGGTGGATTCAGGGAGACTGGTACACCTGAGGGAGCAAGACTCGAGGAGGAAGTCAGGAAGATAGGTGTTGAATACGGTATGAGGATTCTCGGCCCCAACTGTATTGGAGTAAGCGATAACTGGAGTGGTGTAGACACATTCTTCCTGCCTGAGGAGAAGATGAAGCGGCCTCCCAGAGGACATGTAGCCTTCATCAGTCAGAGCGGGGCTTTCGCGTCGGCGTTAATGGATTGGATGGCCTATAATAATATAGGGGTTTCAAGAGCTATAAGCTACGGTAATAAAGTAGACGTAGATGACGTCGACCTCCTAGAGTACCTAGCCCGCGATGATAAAACTAAGATTATACTCATGTACGTAGAGGGCTTGAAGGACGGCAGGGGTAGAGCATTTATAGAGACAGCTAGACGAGTCAGCAGAATTAAGCCGATCATAGCGTTTAAAGCCGGTAAGACAAGCCGTGGCAGCATGGCTGCAGCAAGCCATACAGCTGCCCTCGCAGGAGACTACTCGGTGTACAGGTCGGCTTTCAAGCAGGCCGGGGTTGTAGAGGTGGAGAGCTTTGATGAAATGATGGATGCTGTGAGAATACTTTTAGACCAGCCGTTAATGAAGGGGGGCAGAGTCTACGTGGTCACCGATGCAGGTGGAGTAGGCGTGATGCTAACCGACGCGCTAACCCTCCAGGGCTTCGAGGTGCCGAGAACACCCGCTGACCTGAGAGAGGAGTTGAAGGCTATTCTACCATCCCACTGCATAGTAGATAACCCGATAGATTTAACAGGTGATACAAGCGATGAAAGATATATCACGGTTCTCGAGAAGATAATTCCCCGAAGCGATGTAGACGCAGTCATAGTAGTAGCACTTCCCCAGGTACCCGGTGTAAAAGGCACGCTAGTAGAATACCTGGTTGAAGCCAAGAGGAAGTACGAGAAGCCTATTATAGCTGTCGTCATCGGGGGAGAAGAAGCCGCTAGAATATCGAGGAGGCTCCAGGAGAACGGTGTCACAGTCTTCGAGTCGCCGGAGAGAGCTGCCAGAGCACTCAAAATATTATATACCTACAGTATGATTAAGTTGAAAGCAACACTAGAATAG
- a CDS encoding chromate transporter — translation MVTLLELFVEFLKIGFFMFGGGYGGIALIYKELVEIKKWITSEEFTELLGIAESTPGPIAINSATWIGYVLKGIPGSIVATLGVVLPAYLVILSIVIVLRPYMNSEVVKVLFRGINAAVVALILYALLRVGEGVLLSNNTVNYITVAIFILAFTLLYGWNLHPIIVILASAAISLILKYFLGI, via the coding sequence ATGGTTACACTACTCGAGCTATTCGTTGAGTTCTTGAAGATAGGGTTCTTCATGTTCGGTGGCGGGTACGGGGGGATAGCCTTAATCTACAAGGAGCTCGTTGAGATAAAGAAGTGGATTACCAGTGAGGAGTTCACGGAGCTCCTCGGTATAGCTGAAAGCACCCCTGGACCCATAGCGATAAATTCTGCGACATGGATCGGCTATGTGCTTAAAGGAATACCTGGCTCTATAGTGGCGACTCTGGGAGTAGTTCTACCAGCATACCTAGTAATACTATCTATAGTAATAGTTCTTAGACCCTACATGAATAGTGAGGTAGTGAAAGTACTTTTCCGAGGTATAAATGCAGCTGTAGTTGCACTAATACTCTACGCTCTACTCAGGGTTGGCGAAGGCGTTCTCCTCTCGAATAACACTGTAAACTACATTACGGTAGCAATATTCATACTCGCGTTCACTCTACTATACGGGTGGAACCTGCATCCAATAATAGTGATACTAGCGTCGGCAGCTATAAGCCTCATCCTGAAATACTTTCTCGGAATATAG
- a CDS encoding 30S ribosomal protein S8e produces MSYYQGNDLRKPSGGLKGKHRGKRKHELGSPPTNTSIGESDVKVAVRTYGGNYKIRLKKALYVNVAIPREKTARKVKIIDVVETPSNPQNARFKIISKGSIVRTELGLVKITSRPGQEGVLNGILVKQ; encoded by the coding sequence GTGTCCTACTACCAGGGCAATGATTTGAGAAAACCTTCAGGCGGGTTGAAGGGCAAGCATAGAGGTAAGAGGAAGCACGAGCTCGGCTCTCCACCTACAAACACTAGTATAGGGGAGAGCGATGTGAAAGTAGCTGTGAGAACCTATGGAGGCAACTATAAGATTAGATTGAAGAAAGCACTCTACGTTAATGTAGCTATACCGAGAGAGAAGACAGCGAGGAAAGTGAAGATAATTGATGTTGTTGAGACGCCATCAAACCCCCAGAATGCTAGATTCAAGATAATATCGAAGGGTAGTATTGTGAGAACAGAGTTAGGGCTAGTCAAGATTACATCAAGGCCCGGGCAAGAAGGCGTATTAAACGGCATCCTCGTGAAGCAGTAG
- a CDS encoding signal recognition particle protein Srp19 (binds to 7S RNA to mediate binding of the signal recognition particle protein Srp54): MSTRDYEGRRIIIYPHYIDARRSRRKGRKISLSKAVPSPSISEILKACEKLGLNPTHEDKSSPRSYDIRGRVVIDKKARKLELLHAIAREIKAMRSPR; this comes from the coding sequence TTGAGCACCCGTGACTACGAGGGAAGAAGAATCATCATCTACCCTCACTACATTGATGCTAGGAGAAGCCGGAGGAAGGGGCGGAAGATAAGTCTAAGCAAGGCTGTCCCTTCTCCGAGTATAAGCGAGATATTAAAAGCCTGCGAGAAGCTAGGCTTAAACCCTACACACGAGGATAAAAGTAGTCCTAGAAGCTATGATATCAGGGGGCGTGTAGTAATCGATAAGAAGGCGAGGAAACTAGAACTGCTGCACGCAATAGCGAGAGAGATTAAAGCTATGAGGTCTCCAAGATAG
- a CDS encoding RNA-binding protein, with product MRRLGFIEVALRSGLLVVKPRGVDVTRLLNSPVYDESYRRVGRIVDVIGRVDDPRVIVKLESGAQVSSSLLYYSAREKRRGRRR from the coding sequence ATGCGTAGATTAGGCTTTATCGAAGTAGCCTTGAGAAGCGGCCTCCTCGTTGTCAAGCCACGCGGGGTAGATGTGACCAGGTTGCTGAACTCTCCAGTCTACGATGAAAGCTACAGGAGGGTGGGGAGGATAGTAGATGTTATCGGTAGAGTAGATGACCCAAGAGTTATCGTGAAGCTGGAAAGCGGGGCTCAGGTATCATCTTCCCTCCTCTACTACTCAGCTAGAGAGAAGCGTAGAGGGAGAAGGCGTTGA
- a CDS encoding transcription initiation factor IIB family protein — protein MKSPLRCRYCGSTNIIYDPEHDAYVCQVCGSVLDERPAYQGYEGFSKSENTPRYSGAFTHMVHDHGVGGTEIAGSFMKHIREGRGWVRANSEIRVEKKDRRLKRALQELNEYLRILDPPIAIRETAARLIHETVRGRNYKEKTIRRIVLAAIYLSYKIHKQPRSPKLFSQELGISESDLWDGVRMIREATSSVKLGSEHYDPRHYVGFITRRLNMPPVVEALANLIVTSVEEHGFISGKNPASLAAASVYLAGILSNNKRNQTEVAEKVGLTDVAIRNTYDSIIRNIDIEILL, from the coding sequence TTGAAGAGCCCGTTGAGATGTCGCTACTGCGGCTCCACGAATATAATCTACGACCCTGAGCACGACGCCTATGTATGCCAGGTGTGTGGTTCAGTGCTAGATGAAAGACCAGCTTACCAGGGCTATGAAGGCTTCTCTAAGAGCGAGAACACCCCCCGCTACAGTGGAGCCTTCACGCACATGGTTCACGACCATGGGGTTGGAGGCACGGAGATAGCAGGAAGCTTCATGAAGCATATTAGAGAGGGGAGGGGGTGGGTTAGAGCTAACAGCGAGATCAGAGTTGAGAAGAAGGATAGAAGACTTAAGAGAGCACTCCAAGAGCTCAACGAGTACCTCAGGATACTGGATCCACCTATAGCGATAAGAGAGACTGCTGCAAGACTCATCCACGAGACTGTCAGAGGCAGGAACTACAAGGAGAAGACTATTAGGAGGATAGTTCTAGCAGCCATATACCTGTCATATAAGATCCATAAGCAGCCAAGATCCCCTAAGCTCTTCTCGCAGGAGCTAGGAATATCAGAGAGCGATCTATGGGATGGCGTTAGAATGATACGTGAAGCCACTAGTAGCGTTAAGCTGGGAAGCGAGCACTACGATCCACGCCACTACGTGGGCTTCATAACCCGCAGGTTAAACATGCCTCCCGTGGTTGAAGCACTCGCTAACCTAATAGTCACTAGCGTAGAGGAACACGGCTTCATAAGTGGTAAGAATCCTGCAAGCCTAGCAGCTGCATCAGTATACCTAGCAGGCATCCTCAGCAACAATAAGAGGAATCAAACAGAGGTTGCAGAGAAGGTAGGCCTCACTGATGTTGCGATTAGAAACACATACGACTCGATAATAAGGAACATAGATATTGAAATCCTGCTTTAA
- a CDS encoding class II glutamine amidotransferase, protein MLGVCRLLAAWFSREGMSLLDEVVDAFVEGSRRDPYLEKATGGRSSAHDDGWGIAAVGYGDTPSVIYHRMLEPIFSESSIRALEFIKKRLKRYREVYLLIHSRKSSRNEPYGYDYTHPFIRLMENGVLWFAHNGGARKEELARVLGVYPWVRVDSELLGYYIMGRIDECIENNSIDECVSKAYLEGLKFIPEGSGYNTGLLALISENASLYVSHKVPGSPLPELLEYYEIVAYTSPSIVLAGSITLRDYLPSVFSTGFERTILEPGVYRIEQGGVKLITRL, encoded by the coding sequence GTGCTGGGTGTGTGCAGGCTCCTAGCTGCATGGTTTAGCAGAGAAGGCATGAGCCTCCTGGATGAAGTAGTAGATGCATTCGTAGAGGGTAGTAGACGCGACCCGTATCTTGAAAAGGCGACTGGGGGGAGAAGTAGCGCCCATGATGATGGATGGGGGATTGCAGCAGTAGGCTACGGGGATACCCCCAGCGTTATCTATCATAGAATGTTGGAGCCCATATTCTCGGAGAGTAGTATTAGAGCACTAGAATTCATCAAAAAGAGGTTGAAGAGGTATAGAGAGGTCTACCTGCTAATCCACTCCCGTAAATCCTCTAGAAATGAACCCTACGGGTACGATTATACTCACCCATTCATAAGACTCATGGAGAACGGTGTACTGTGGTTTGCTCACAACGGGGGAGCCCGGAAGGAGGAGCTTGCTAGAGTACTCGGCGTCTACCCGTGGGTGAGAGTAGACTCAGAGCTCCTAGGATACTATATTATGGGGAGGATTGACGAGTGTATTGAAAACAACAGTATTGATGAGTGTGTTAGCAAAGCCTACCTGGAGGGATTAAAGTTTATTCCTGAGGGCTCAGGATACAACACGGGTCTACTAGCATTAATCTCAGAGAATGCTTCACTCTACGTATCCCATAAGGTTCCCGGTAGCCCGCTGCCAGAGCTCCTCGAGTACTATGAGATTGTAGCGTATACATCTCCAAGCATAGTGCTAGCAGGCTCTATAACACTCAGAGATTATCTTCCAAGCGTGTTCTCTACTGGATTCGAGAGAACTATACTGGAGCCGGGAGTCTACAGGATTGAGCAGGGGGGCGTCAAGTTGATCACAAGGTTGTAG
- a CDS encoding ATP-NAD kinase family protein, with the protein MFCSKIHRIGFIVNPIAGMGGRVGLKGTDGDAYRIALERGAQPISPLRAIEFLNSIQAECFEIHAAPGVMGAEEVEASRQRNRLAGVIGEIRGEVTTRDDTIRIAAAMKRVVDALVFVGGDGTARDILEAVDGELPVLGVPSGVKMYSSVFALNPRVAAEILARFIRGEASIEEREVLDVDEEAFRSDRLSLKIHGYLKTIVYHGLTQASKTIMAGADEELSKKAIAEYIVENMEPDVPYILGPGSTVKAVCRELNVECTLLGVDVVVDKVLVLKDAWEKQLLEILDKYGRAKLIVTPIGGQGFLLGRGNQQISPRVLSRMRREDLVIVATESKIKQLKTLYVDTGDPILDRALEGYYRVVVGYGRSIVVKVSSGRFFENSNSN; encoded by the coding sequence GTGTTCTGCAGTAAAATCCATAGGATAGGCTTCATAGTCAACCCTATAGCAGGCATGGGTGGCAGGGTGGGATTAAAGGGTACTGATGGCGATGCCTACAGGATAGCTCTTGAGAGAGGGGCTCAACCTATATCACCATTAAGAGCTATTGAATTCCTTAATAGTATTCAAGCCGAATGCTTCGAGATACATGCTGCACCTGGTGTAATGGGGGCTGAAGAAGTAGAGGCAAGCAGGCAGAGGAATAGGCTTGCCGGTGTAATCGGTGAGATCAGAGGAGAGGTGACAACAAGAGATGACACTATAAGGATTGCTGCAGCTATGAAGAGAGTTGTAGATGCACTAGTCTTCGTGGGAGGAGATGGAACAGCTAGAGATATACTTGAAGCTGTTGACGGCGAGCTACCGGTTCTAGGAGTGCCGAGCGGCGTGAAAATGTATAGTAGTGTATTTGCTCTTAACCCTCGTGTAGCAGCCGAGATTCTAGCCAGGTTTATTAGAGGAGAAGCCTCCATTGAGGAACGCGAGGTACTAGATGTAGATGAAGAAGCATTCAGGTCAGATAGACTCTCACTGAAGATCCACGGCTACCTTAAAACGATAGTCTACCATGGCTTAACTCAAGCAAGCAAGACTATCATGGCTGGGGCTGACGAAGAGCTCAGCAAGAAAGCCATTGCAGAGTACATTGTGGAGAACATGGAGCCAGATGTACCCTATATTCTCGGGCCTGGCTCAACAGTTAAAGCTGTATGCAGGGAGCTGAACGTGGAGTGCACTCTACTAGGAGTTGACGTGGTCGTCGATAAAGTACTAGTCTTAAAGGATGCATGGGAGAAGCAGCTGCTCGAGATACTAGACAAGTATGGGAGAGCTAAGCTAATTGTAACCCCGATTGGAGGCCAGGGATTCCTACTCGGGAGGGGGAACCAGCAGATATCTCCGAGAGTACTATCCCGTATGAGGAGGGAGGACCTGGTGATTGTTGCCACGGAATCTAAGATCAAGCAGCTTAAAACCCTCTACGTGGATACTGGTGATCCAATTCTAGATAGAGCTCTCGAGGGATACTATAGAGTTGTAGTCGGCTATGGGAGAAGTATTGTGGTAAAGGTTTCCTCCGGGCGCTTCTTCGAGAACAGTAACAGTAATTAA
- a CDS encoding metallophosphoesterase family protein — MVALSTTGDLVRRALETASDSSRLENLILESIPLLQENGAAFRVYKPGVIEFHEATSVSFIGDVHGDFYSLTSILENVVPRITSGGTAVFLGDYIDRGYAQVESIALTLILKNTYPDRVVLLRGNHEPPEWLKPYPHDFPDVLRRMFGDKWVRLYDSFKDLFSKLPLIAFRRNGFLAVHGGPPLKSIRSNSFEEAFEIGLPGFSAETLESVLWSDPTELNVSIIPSPRGAGYLYGFKFTEKALSLINGRFIVRGHEYVNGYKETHEGRVITVFSAPIVYELRYAGLIIYEEGEEGYKLEKILVEPKYAKGV, encoded by the coding sequence GTGGTAGCCTTGAGCACCACCGGCGACCTCGTTAGGAGAGCCTTGGAGACAGCATCCGACTCCAGCAGACTTGAAAACCTGATATTAGAGTCTATACCACTACTCCAGGAGAATGGGGCGGCTTTTAGAGTCTACAAGCCCGGTGTCATAGAATTCCATGAGGCTACTAGTGTATCCTTCATTGGCGATGTGCACGGAGATTTCTACTCGCTTACATCAATCCTGGAGAACGTTGTTCCAAGGATAACCAGTGGAGGTACTGCTGTATTCCTAGGAGACTATATTGATAGAGGGTATGCTCAAGTAGAATCTATAGCACTCACATTAATCCTAAAGAACACCTACCCTGATAGAGTCGTCTTGCTTAGAGGTAACCACGAGCCGCCGGAATGGCTTAAACCATACCCCCATGACTTCCCTGATGTTCTCCGCAGGATGTTTGGTGATAAATGGGTTAGACTCTACGACTCCTTTAAGGATCTGTTCTCAAAGCTACCTCTCATAGCCTTCAGAAGAAATGGGTTCCTGGCGGTGCATGGAGGCCCGCCTTTAAAATCCATTAGAAGCAATAGCTTCGAGGAGGCTTTCGAGATAGGGTTGCCAGGCTTCTCAGCTGAAACCTTGGAGTCAGTGCTCTGGAGTGACCCCACAGAGCTTAATGTAAGTATTATTCCATCTCCGCGTGGAGCTGGATACCTATACGGCTTCAAATTCACGGAGAAAGCCTTAAGCTTAATTAATGGTAGATTCATTGTGAGAGGCCACGAGTATGTTAACGGGTATAAGGAGACTCATGAAGGGCGAGTTATAACAGTTTTCTCAGCTCCAATAGTATACGAGTTAAGGTACGCCGGGCTAATCATATACGAGGAGGGGGAGGAAGGATACAAGCTAGAGAAGATCCTAGTGGAACCTAAGTACGCTAAAGGAGTTTAA
- a CDS encoding thioredoxin family protein: MYELRTREEFMRAIMSNEVVIIEYYMPGVKDSEYISWALRDIEKAADPRILFCRVNVNETPELAERQVDVPYVEAYYMGEKVFEHYGSLSSIDLNVTALRRGLRSVLKSLKVNIRV, translated from the coding sequence ATGTACGAGCTGCGAACCAGAGAGGAGTTCATGCGGGCTATAATGAGCAATGAAGTCGTGATTATAGAATACTACATGCCCGGCGTCAAGGATTCAGAATACATCTCCTGGGCTCTAAGAGACATTGAGAAAGCCGCCGATCCAAGGATACTCTTCTGCAGAGTTAACGTCAACGAGACACCAGAGCTAGCTGAAAGACAAGTAGACGTCCCGTATGTTGAAGCATACTATATGGGTGAGAAGGTATTCGAGCACTATGGTAGTCTAAGCTCAATTGACTTAAATGTAACAGCTTTAAGAAGAGGACTGCGAAGCGTCCTCAAATCGCTTAAAGTGAATATACGTGTATGA
- the thsA gene encoding thermosome subunit alpha, protein MALYGVPVLILKEGTRRTVGRDALRANIAAARALAEVLRTSLGPRGLDKMLVDSFGDVTVTNDGATIVKEMEVQHPAAKLLVEVAKAQDAEVGDGTTSAVVLAGALLAKAEELLDQNIHPSIIIEGYTRAMKEALRILEDIAVKISPTDREMLRKIVSTTIASKYIGGDVISKKITELAIDAALTIAEPRPDGTFNFKVDDVKIEKKKGGNVLDTQLVHGIVLDKEVVHPGMPRRVENARIVLLDAPLEIEKPEISAKINITSPDLIKAFLDKEAQMLKEMVDKIASVGANVVVCQKGIDEVAQHFLAKKGILAVRRVKRSDLEKLERASGGKIVSSIRDLKPEDLGYAELVEERRIGNDKMVFIEGCKNPKAVTILVRGASDMVMDEIERSLKDALNVLRNVLSTPKIVPGGGAVEIELAMRLREYAKKIGGKEQLAIEAFAAALEDIPLILAETSGKEPLDILMRLRQLHSEGKKFAGLNVVTGEVLEDMIENNVIEPLLVKSSMIKAAAEAAVTILKIDDIIAASPVKKEKEGKKEGEKEGEETKTPSFE, encoded by the coding sequence ATGGCGTTATATGGCGTACCCGTGTTAATACTAAAGGAAGGCACGCGTAGAACAGTCGGCAGGGATGCTCTGAGAGCTAACATAGCTGCTGCTAGAGCACTCGCGGAAGTATTGAGGACGAGTCTCGGACCTAGAGGACTAGATAAAATGCTGGTAGACAGCTTCGGCGATGTCACTGTGACAAACGATGGCGCGACAATCGTGAAGGAGATGGAGGTTCAGCACCCAGCTGCAAAGCTACTAGTTGAAGTCGCTAAAGCTCAGGATGCTGAGGTTGGAGATGGAACAACAAGCGCGGTTGTACTGGCTGGAGCCCTCCTAGCTAAAGCCGAAGAGCTCCTCGACCAGAATATTCATCCAAGCATAATTATTGAAGGCTATACAAGAGCTATGAAGGAGGCTCTAAGAATACTCGAGGATATAGCTGTTAAGATCTCACCAACTGATAGGGAGATGCTGAGGAAGATAGTTAGCACTACTATAGCCAGCAAGTACATTGGTGGTGACGTGATATCAAAGAAGATAACTGAGCTAGCTATTGATGCAGCTTTAACGATAGCTGAGCCTAGGCCTGATGGAACATTCAACTTCAAGGTAGATGACGTTAAAATCGAGAAGAAGAAGGGTGGCAATGTCCTAGACACTCAGCTAGTTCACGGTATAGTTCTAGATAAGGAGGTTGTTCACCCGGGAATGCCGAGGAGAGTAGAGAATGCTAGAATAGTGCTCCTCGACGCCCCACTAGAAATAGAGAAACCAGAGATCTCAGCTAAAATCAATATTACAAGCCCCGATCTAATAAAGGCGTTCCTAGACAAAGAGGCACAGATGCTTAAGGAAATGGTTGATAAGATTGCTAGTGTTGGTGCTAATGTTGTTGTATGCCAGAAGGGTATTGACGAGGTAGCCCAGCACTTCCTCGCCAAGAAGGGAATACTAGCAGTAAGAAGAGTAAAAAGAAGCGACCTAGAAAAACTGGAAAGGGCTTCCGGCGGTAAGATAGTCAGTAGTATAAGAGACTTGAAGCCGGAGGATCTAGGCTACGCTGAGCTAGTAGAGGAGAGAAGAATAGGCAACGATAAGATGGTGTTCATTGAGGGATGCAAGAACCCCAAGGCTGTGACAATCCTGGTTCGTGGAGCAAGCGATATGGTCATGGATGAAATCGAGAGGAGCCTCAAGGATGCCTTAAACGTCTTAAGAAACGTTCTCTCAACACCGAAGATTGTTCCCGGCGGCGGTGCTGTGGAGATAGAGCTGGCTATGAGGCTTAGAGAGTACGCTAAGAAGATCGGCGGTAAGGAGCAGCTGGCAATAGAGGCTTTCGCAGCAGCACTAGAGGATATACCCTTAATACTCGCGGAGACAAGCGGTAAGGAGCCACTCGATATTCTAATGAGGCTGAGGCAGCTTCACAGTGAAGGCAAGAAGTTTGCTGGCTTGAATGTTGTGACAGGGGAAGTACTAGAGGACATGATAGAGAACAACGTTATCGAGCCACTGCTAGTCAAGTCATCAATGATCAAGGCTGCAGCTGAAGCGGCAGTCACGATCCTGAAGATAGATGACATCATTGCTGCAAGCCCAGTGAAGAAAGAGAAGGAAGGCAAGAAGGAAGGCGAGAAGGAAGGCGAGGAAACTAAGACTCCTAGCTTCGAGTAG